A region of the Microcystis aeruginosa FD4 genome:
CGTGGGATTCATGGCTAACATAACCGAATTTGTGGGTGGCGCTGTTGACAAACCAAGTGGAGTGGAAAACTAAGACCAAGCGAACAAAAATTCCCCAAATTACAAAGGGCCAACCACCCATAGCATAGAGAATTAAGCCTAAAACAATTTGGATAGGAACAAAATAATTTTGACAGAATTTATAGAAAGGATCGTCGGCGATATCTTGGGTAAAACGGGCAATTTCTTCGTCGGCAGGAATTTCGTGCAGCATCCAACCCATGTGACTCCACCAGAAACCTTTATTAGAATCGTGGGGATCGGGGGCAGTATCAGAATATTTATGATGAATACGATGTAAACCTATCCATGCGATCGCACCTCCCTGACAAGCGAGGGTCCCGCACAAAACCAGAAAGTATTCTAACCATTTGGGAGTCTTAAAACTCCGATGGGAAACCAAACGATGAAAACCGAGGGTAATTCCTAAACCCCCAGTAATCCAATAGAGAATCAATGTTACTCCCACAGCACCCCAGCTAAAATTGCCAGGCAAGAAGGCTAAAAGAGCCACTAAGTGGATAAAAGCCATGTAGAGGAGAGTCACCCAGTCAATGGGAAGTTTTTCGGAAGTCGCAACAGTCATTGAATAACCCAAAGGGAAACAACAGGAGACAGAGCATCATTGTCTTATCTGTCTCGATTTGACACAGGGGGAACTTTGACGCTCAATAAATAGTAACAAATATCACAGTCTATTGTTTTATGGATATCCCCTCTCTACTCCACAGGGCAGAAAAGGCCTTACTCCCCATCTTTTCGGAAATTGACGCACAGGTCAAGGAAAATCTCCGTCAAGTCCTCTGTGCTTTTCGTGAAAACCGCGTCGGGGTGCATCATTTTGCTAGTGTTAGTGGTTATGGTCATGATGACTTGGGACGGGATACTCTAGATCAAGTGTTCGCTCAAGTCCTGGGGGCCGAAAAGGCGGCGGTGCGGGTACAATTTGTTTCAGGAACCCATGCGATCGCCTGTGCCTTGTATGGGGTTCTCCGACCGGGGGATGAGATGTTAGCGGTAGCCGGTGCGCCCTACGATACCCTAGAGGAAGTAATTGGAATTAGGGGCAGTGGTCAAGGCTCTTTAAAGGATTTTGGCGTTAGTTATCGCCAATTAGAGCTAGATTCTACTGGTGCGATCGATTGGTTGGCTTTAGCAACGGCAGTTAAACCCCAAACCCGTTTAGTACATATTCAAAGGTCTTGCGGTTATTCGTGGCGATCGAGTTTGTCTATTGACGAAATCGAGAGAATTGTTCATATAGTTAAACAACAAAACCCGAATACGGTCTGTTTTGTCGATAATTGCTATGGAGAATTTATCAACACCCAAGAACCCACCGACGTGGGAGCAGATCTAATGGCCGGTTCTCTAATTAAAAATCCCGGAGGTACAATTGTCACGGCCGGGGGATACATAGCAGGTAAAGCGGAATTAGTGGAAATGGCCTGCTATCGTCTGACAGCACCTGGAATCGGTAGCGAGGGAGGGGCAACTTTTGACCAAAATCGTCTTCTTTATCAGGGATTGTTTCTAGCGCCGCAAATGGTGGGAGAAGCGATGAAAGGCAGTCATTTAATTGCCTATGTGGGGGATAAGTTGGGTTATCCAGTCAATCCCGCTCCTTTTGTGCCTCGACGCGATATCATTCAAGCGATTAAACTCGGTTCCCCCGATAAGCTGATTGCCTTCTGTAAAGCCATTCAAGCCTATTCTCCCATCGGTTCCTACTTGGATCCCATTCCTGCCCAAATGCCGGGCTATGAGAGCCAAGTAGTGATGGCTGGTGGCACGTTTATCGATGGTAGCACCTCGGAATTCTCCGCCGATGGACCCCTACGGGAACCCTATATCGTTTTTTGTCAGGGGGGAACCCATTGGACTCATATTTCCCTGGCCCTAGAACAAGCGATCGCTGCTTTATCTTGAATGGTTCCTCTCACCCTCCTTCTCTCCCTTAGTTAAAGTCGTCAGTCGTCAGTCGTCAGGGGAGCATCTCATTTATGTAAGTGAGTAATTATACTTAGGGTATGCTGAAAAAGTTTCTCGTGGGGGTAGGGTGTGGGGTGTGGGGTGTAGGGTGTAGGGTTTTACCAATTTTCATCTGGTCAATTACCTAATTTTCAGAGAAAAAGTCCCTGAATTTTCCCCCCGATCCCCGCAATGGCTGGCACTTTTTGAGGGTAAAAAAGTCTAAAAGTCCTATCCAACAAGGTTTTTAGATTTATTCAGCAGACCCTACTTATCCCTAAAACTGCTTTTTAGCAAGGCTTTCAAAATAGCTTGACATAAAAACCTGATTTAGGGGTTACAAAGGTGAGATGCTCCCAGTCGTCAGTCGTCAAGTCGTCAAGTCGTCATACCTTCTTTAAAAACTCAGTTATGGATTGTTTCTCCCCACCCTATACTTTTTAAACAGGATTTATACCAAATTTCTAAATCCATGACAGACATCCACGCTCGAATGCTTGCCAAGCCTGCATTCGTTGTGACGCGAATAAAGAAAAATGGTATCCTATTGGTGA
Encoded here:
- a CDS encoding acyl-CoA desaturase yields the protein MTVATSEKLPIDWVTLLYMAFIHLVALLAFLPGNFSWGAVGVTLILYWITGGLGITLGFHRLVSHRSFKTPKWLEYFLVLCGTLACQGGAIAWIGLHRIHHKYSDTAPDPHDSNKGFWWSHMGWMLHEIPADEEIARFTQDIADDPFYKFCQNYFVPIQIVLGLILYAMGGWPFVIWGIFVRLVLVFHSTWFVNSATHKFGYVSHESHDNSKNCWWVALLTFGEGWHNNHHAYQYSARHGLQWWEVDLTWMTIRLLQILGLATNIKLPPTTATATES
- a CDS encoding methionine gamma-lyase family protein, coding for MDIPSLLHRAEKALLPIFSEIDAQVKENLRQVLCAFRENRVGVHHFASVSGYGHDDLGRDTLDQVFAQVLGAEKAAVRVQFVSGTHAIACALYGVLRPGDEMLAVAGAPYDTLEEVIGIRGSGQGSLKDFGVSYRQLELDSTGAIDWLALATAVKPQTRLVHIQRSCGYSWRSSLSIDEIERIVHIVKQQNPNTVCFVDNCYGEFINTQEPTDVGADLMAGSLIKNPGGTIVTAGGYIAGKAELVEMACYRLTAPGIGSEGGATFDQNRLLYQGLFLAPQMVGEAMKGSHLIAYVGDKLGYPVNPAPFVPRRDIIQAIKLGSPDKLIAFCKAIQAYSPIGSYLDPIPAQMPGYESQVVMAGGTFIDGSTSEFSADGPLREPYIVFCQGGTHWTHISLALEQAIAALS